The proteins below come from a single Argentina anserina chromosome 1, drPotAnse1.1, whole genome shotgun sequence genomic window:
- the LOC126795094 gene encoding zinc finger CCCH domain-containing protein 20-like yields the protein MMLGEPHRPNPTIHVPPWLNLDDPTAEMFSPYPLSGVGVTTPNANSSHHLNDALAALQRYFPSNEFSDPDPDSDSEFSGLDPDSPVDAYSCDHFRMFEFKVRRCARGRSHDWTDCPFAHPGEKARRRDPRKFHYSGSACPDFRKGHCKKGDSCEFAHGVFECWLHPARYRTQPCKDGTSCKRRVCFFAHTPEQLRVLPQQLSPRGSNSVSNSGAAAESYDGSPLRQAMAALEISPDDSPPMSPLMSRSLGSSSVSEMVASMRNLQLGKVKSLPRNWDVQVGSSPGFVSPRGSMLRPGFCSLPCTPTRVPARSAIGFLDFCDEGCEEEVPMERVESGRDLRAKMFERLREENSLGRVGSAQGQGCSVAPDVGWVSELVNCE from the coding sequence atgatgcTCGGCGAGCCTCACCGCCCAAATCCAACCATCCACGTCCCGCCGTGGCTCAACCTCGACGATCCAACGGCCGAGATGTTCTCCCCCTACCCCCTCAGCGGCGTCGGCGTCACCACCCCCAATGCCAACTCCTCCCACCACCTCAACGACGCCCTCGCCGCCCTCCAGCGCTACTTCCCCTCCAACGAGTTCTCCGACCCGGACCCGGACTCGGACTCCGAATTCTCGGGTCTCGACCCGGACTCCCCGGTCGACGCCTACTCCTGCGACCACTTCCGCATGTTCGAGTTCAAAGTCCGCCGCTGCGCGCGTGGCAGGTCACATGACTGGACCGACTGCCCGTTCGCCCATCCGGGCGAGAAGGCCCGGCGCCGCGACCCGAGGAAGTTCCACTACTCGGGTTCGGCCTGCCCCGACTTCCGCAAGGGCCACTGCAAGAAGGGAGACTCCTGCGAGTTCGCGCACGGCGTTTTCGAGTGCTGGCTGCACCCGGCGCGCTACCGGACCCAGCCCTGCAAAGACGGGACCAGCTGCAAGAGGAGGGTCTGCTTCTTCGCCCACACGCCGGAGCAGCTTAGGGTTTTGCCCCAGCAACTTAGTCCTCGTGGTTCAAATTCGGTCAGCAACTCCGGTGCCGCGGCGGAGTCGTATGACGGGTCTCCTCTAAGGCAGGCGATGGCGGCGTTGGAGATTTCCCCGGATGATTCGCCGCCGATGTCGCCGCTGATGAGCCGGTCGCTGGGGTCGAGCTCGGTGAGTGAGATGGTGGCGTCGATGAGGAACTTGCAGCTTGGGAAGGTCAAGTCTCTGCCCAGGAACTGGGATGTTCAAGTCGGGTCATCGCCCGGGTTTGTTTCCCCACGCGGGTCGATGCTCCGACCCGGTTTCTGTAGCCTGCCTTGCACTCCGACCCGGGTCCCGGCCCGGTCTGCGATCGGGTTTCTGGATTTCTGTGATGAGGGTTGTGAGGAGGAGGTTCCGATGGAGAGGGTGGAGTCTGGGAGGGACTTGAGGGCCAAGATGTTTGAGAGGCTGAGGGAGGAGAATTCTCTGGGGCGGGTCGGGTCGGCCCAGGGTCAGGGATGTTCGGTTGCTCCGGATGTTGGGTGGGTTTCTGAGCTGGTGAACTGTGAATGA
- the LOC126789385 gene encoding uncharacterized protein At1g65760-like translates to MDVTLSKQLLPEWASLPGVILYEILDKLLEPADLVRFAVVCKEWCALAVEYNCKTQRCAMVLPMLMILSEQKLYSIGEKKVYNFMLPEALNSPKRCCSSSNAPGWVVISDQLDEYQLSVTLLNVFKRDVSTICLPPLDNNPQGPWFRAFSPKVTLSGDPIADADNYLVVAIYDRSQRFACIKGRQTFWTYVEGCLFFTDAIFYKRQVYAVGHWGWISSFDVNSKPLVERLLTPTGYPFSCYAHKGYLVETTKGDLLHVRRFLKQKNVRDGPYFNYEDKEFWTESFKVYKVVFDEREGSIMEQIELKSIGEEALFVGDNHSMSVLASNFPGCHPNSIYYTDDLIELGAVRLVDDGSIGRDNHFSLIQRKNKTIFNGPSDMGIFNIEDGSITQHYSLNPWHKNIPPAIWIMPLFNGLG, encoded by the coding sequence ATGGATGTTACCTTAAGTAAACAACTATTGCCGGAGTGGGCTAGTCTTCCTGGAGTCATTCTCTATGAGATTCTGGATAAGTTGTTGGAACCAGCTGACCTTGTTCGTTTCGCTGTGGTTTGTAAAGAATGGTGTGCGCTTGCAGTAGAGTATAACTGTAAAACACAGCGTTGTGCTATGGTGCTTCCCATGCTTATGATTCTGTCAGAGCAAAAACTATACAGCATTGGTGAGAAAAAGGTGTACAACTTTATGTTACCAGAGGCGCTTAATAGCCCCAAGAGGTGTTGTTCCTCGAGTAATGCCCCTGGTTGGGTGGTCATATCAGATCAGTTAGACGAATATCAACTCAGTGTAACTCTTCTGAACGTGTTCAAAAGAGATGTGTCGACCATCTGTCTCCCTCCATTGGATAATAATCCTCAGGGTCCCTGGTTCAGGGCTTTCTCCCCAAAGGTTACCTTATCGGGTGATCCGATTGCGGATGCAGACAATTATTTGGTTGTGGCAATTTATGATAGATCTCAAAGGTTCGCATGCATAAAGGGAAGACAAACATTTTGGACTTATGTGGAGGGCTGCTTATTCTTTACTGATGCTATATTTTATAAAAGACAAGTATATGCGGTTGGACACTGGGGATGGATATCTTCGTTTGATGTTAATAGCAAGCCACTAGTAGAAAGATTACTTACGCCTACAGGATATCCGTTTTCATGTTATGCGCACAAGGGATATCTTGTGGAAACAACCAAAGGAGACTTGTTGCATGTCCGAAGATTTTTGAAACAGAAGAATGTACGAGATGGTCCTTATTTCAATTATGAGGATAAGGAGTTCTGGACTGAGAGCTTCAAGGTTTACAAGGTGGTGTTTGATGAGAGGGAGGGATCTATCATGGAGCAAATTGAGTTAAAGAGCATTGGAGAGGAGGCTCTGTTTGTTGGTGACAATCATTCAATGAGTGTCTTGGCTTCAAACTTTCCTGGGTGCCATCCAAATTCCATATACTACACGGATGATTTGATAGAACTTGGTGCAGTGCGATTAGTTGATGATGGATCAATTGGGCGGGACAATCACTTCAGTTTAATCCAAcgaaaaaacaaaaccatCTTTAATGGACCAAGTGATATGGGCATCTTCAACATAGaggatggaagcattacacaACATTACTCTCTAAATCCTTGGCACAAGAACATCCCACCTGCTATCTGGATCATGCCATTGTTTAATGGACTCGGCTAA
- the LOC126793596 gene encoding uncharacterized protein LOC126793596, translating to MRPGSAAATPPAKPRWGDIDDEDAEKEIDLLLLPPKQVIGPNEKGIKKVIEYKLNEKGQKVKITTITRTNSLRMTKAAAERRSWTEFGAAVNENGSANVTMVSKEDITLERPKALGTNMAHELPKSTEKGPTSLKLCRTCGKKGDHWTAQCPYKDLVTPSTGDDSPPETGTTSKTGTYVPPGMRPGARNNMRNDENSVRVSNLSEDTRDADLRELFSPFGEITRARVVLEKDTQVSRGFGFVNFDNKEHGQRAIDKLNGYGYDNLILRVEWATPRPRAN from the coding sequence ATGAGACCAGGATCAGCTGCTGCGACCCCACCAGCCAAGCCCCGGTGGGGAGATATCGATGACGAGGATGCAGAGAAGGAGATTGACCTCCTCCTCTTGCCGCCGAAGCAGGTGATTGGCCCCAACGAGAAGGGCATCAAGAAGGTAATTGAATACAAACTCAATGAAAAAGGCCAGAAGGTTAAGATCACCACCATCACCCGGACCAATTCTCTCCGCATGACTAAGGCAGCCGCGGAGCGGCGCTCCTGGACCGAATTCGGAGCCGCCGTCAATGAAAACGGCAGTGCCAATGTGACTATGGTTTCCAAAGAAGACATCACGCTCGAACGCCCTAAAGCTCTTGGCACCAACATGGCACATGAACTACCAAAGAGTACTGAAAAAGGTCCTACTAGTCTCAAGCTTTGCAGGACTTGTGGTAAGAAAGGTGACCACTGGACTGCACAGTGCCCTTACAAAGACCTCGTCACACCGAGTACCGGAGACGATAGCCCACCGGAGACAGGCACAACAAGCAAGACTGGTACATATGTTCCTCCGGGCATGAGACCAGGAGCGAGGAACAATATGAGGAATGATGAGAATTCCGTTAGGGTTAGCAACCTTTCGGAGGATACCAGGGACGCCGATTTGCGTGAACTCTTCAGTCCTTTTGGTGAAATAACCCGTGCTCGCGTTgttcttgagaaagacacaCAAGTTAGTAGAGGATTTGGATTTGTTAACTTTGATAACAAGGAACATGGCCAAAGAGCCATAGACAAACTCAATGGGTATGGCTATGACAATCTCATCCTCCGGGTCGAATGGGCCACCCCCAGGCCAAGAGCCAATTGA
- the LOC126793606 gene encoding transcription factor RAX1-like encodes MGRTPCCDKSKVKRGPWSSEEDAILKNYLNQHGAAGNWITLPAKAGLNRCGKSCRLRWLNYLKPDIKRGCFTEEEDNVICTLYRSIGSRWSVIASQLPGRTDNDVKNYWNTKLKKKMPAVAARNNIVPTRKTCDHIIAQFSTPVPSEIETPHVPESASYCLSGTLPDAANTGFEHSFDDQLMQTLETLSNQFSDSKAMAQLDQYDYSFWSGYEGMNNITGEFLMWTGSVRITPTIELHNVLYFMDLGFDTPPGGHFLLGGFGY; translated from the exons ATGGGAAGAACTCCATGCTGTGATAAATCTAAAGTGAAAAGAGGACCATGGTCTTCTGAAGAAGACGCCATCCTCAAGAACTACCTCAACCAACACGGCGCCGCTGGCAATTGGATTACTCTCCCAGCCAAAGCAG GCTTGAATCGTTGCGGTAAGAGTTGCCGTTTGAGATGGCTGAACTATCTTAAGCCAGACATCAAGCGTGGTTGTTTCACTGAGGAGGAAGACAATGTCATCTGCACTCTCTATAGAAGCATTGGAAGCAG GTGGTCTGTCATAGCTTCTCAACTGCCAGGACGAACAGATAATGACGTGAAAAACTATTGGAACACAAAGCTGAAGAAAAAGATGCCCGCGGTGGCTGCAAGAAACAACATTGTGCCTACTAGAAAGACATGCGATCATATCATTGCGCAGTTTTCGACTCCAGTTCCTTCCGAAATCGAAACCCCTCATGTCCCCGAGTCTGCTTCATATTGTTTAAGTGGCACATTACCAGATGCTGCTAACACCGGTTTTGAGCATAGTTTTGATGATCAACTCATGCAAACTTTGGAAACCTTGAGCAATCAATTTTCAGATTCAAAGGCAATGGCTCAGCTGGATCAGTATGATTACTCCTTCTGGTCTGGATATGAAGGAATGAACAACATTACCGGCGAGTTTCTTATGT GGACAGGgtctgttcgtattactcctaccatagagcttcacaatgtacttTAT TTTATGGACTTGGGATTCGATACTCCTCCTGGTGGTCATTTTCTTCTGGGTGGCTTTGGTTATTAG